A section of the Amycolatopsis sp. AA4 genome encodes:
- the rplI gene encoding 50S ribosomal protein L9 has protein sequence MAKIILTTDVANLGGPGDIVEVKDGYARNYLLPRGYAIVASKGAEKNVRTIQRAQESRRIRDLDHAKEIKATLEGLGAIQLTGKAAAGSKKLFGSITAGEIVDAIKAQGGPLLDKRVLDLRDHIKTVGKHSVNARLHPNVKVDLRLEVKAVAAN, from the coding sequence ATGGCGAAGATCATTCTCACCACCGACGTGGCGAACCTCGGCGGCCCCGGCGACATCGTCGAGGTCAAGGACGGCTACGCCCGCAACTACCTGCTGCCGCGCGGCTACGCGATCGTGGCGAGCAAGGGCGCGGAGAAGAACGTGCGCACGATCCAGCGCGCGCAGGAATCCCGCCGCATCCGCGACCTCGACCACGCCAAGGAGATCAAGGCGACCCTCGAGGGCCTCGGCGCGATCCAGCTGACCGGCAAGGCCGCGGCTGGCTCGAAGAAGCTCTTCGGCTCGATCACCGCCGGCGAGATTGTCGACGCGATCAAGGCACAGGGCGGCCCGCTGCTCGACAAGCGCGTCCTGGACCTGCGCGACCACATCAAGACGGTCGGCAAGCACTCGGTCAACGCCCGCCTGCACCCGAACGTGAAGGTGGACCTCCGTCTCGAGGTCAAGGCCGTGGCCGCGAACTGA
- a CDS encoding DUF3558 domain-containing protein: MPHRTVRLATAAVATIGLLAASACSGESGGTGGTPQPPASSPADSGGSGPKVPAPLPTKDLLANPCSVLNASEAEQVGLKYPGEKSTGVLNGCRWTSSGSNLNFVNNTPIEQNKRGISDIYDQKAKQAYFEPTTVNGYPAVFAGTEDSRSNGICTLWVGVTDQLAVSVLPNISMGSNKKDPCSIAKKFATAMIGHLQGAS; the protein is encoded by the coding sequence ATGCCGCACCGCACCGTCCGACTCGCCACCGCTGCCGTCGCCACGATCGGCTTGCTCGCCGCCTCCGCATGCAGCGGTGAGAGCGGCGGGACCGGAGGAACTCCCCAGCCGCCTGCGAGCAGCCCGGCCGACAGCGGCGGCTCAGGGCCAAAGGTTCCGGCCCCTTTGCCTACCAAGGACTTGCTCGCCAATCCGTGCAGCGTGCTCAACGCCTCGGAGGCAGAACAGGTCGGTCTCAAGTATCCCGGCGAGAAGAGCACCGGCGTGCTGAACGGTTGCCGCTGGACTTCCTCCGGGAGCAACCTGAACTTCGTCAACAACACGCCGATCGAGCAGAACAAGCGCGGGATCAGCGACATCTACGACCAGAAGGCCAAGCAGGCCTACTTCGAACCCACCACGGTCAACGGCTACCCGGCCGTCTTCGCCGGTACCGAGGACAGCCGCTCGAACGGCATCTGCACCCTCTGGGTCGGCGTCACCGACCAGCTCGCCGTCTCGGTCCTCCCGAACATCAGCATGGGTTCGAACAAAAAGGACCCCTGCAGCATCGCGAAGAAGTTCGCCACCGCGATGATCGGACATCTCCAGGGGGCGTCGTGA
- a CDS encoding ESX secretion-associated protein EspG — translation MITLDTPTRFTLLTLCNLIKRRGGEPHQVIADAATFYDPTAERRIDQDVNAVLTEAGLMGPRGMDRDLLALIESISHPQLEYYGWFDGTFEDDSPSNYGALVGSGNGGGFGLIRVQGEQVVTVTRQRPDLLLPTFLDLIPAGKAANGQPLITSRAEYESGRAAGSDEVPQGSIMRSGGQRTDDVAPLKEIQRILKLPRTGSGALYVATRPNGGRRRRVPKPVNFIDTSEGRWLMEERPGKESLIVFTPGTPQAISERLRQAQSALG, via the coding sequence GTGATCACTCTCGACACGCCGACCCGCTTCACCCTCCTCACCTTGTGCAACCTGATCAAGCGCCGCGGCGGGGAACCACACCAGGTCATCGCCGACGCGGCGACGTTCTACGACCCCACAGCTGAACGGCGCATCGACCAAGACGTCAACGCCGTGCTGACTGAGGCAGGGCTTATGGGCCCCAGGGGGATGGACCGCGACCTGCTCGCGCTGATCGAGTCCATCTCGCACCCGCAGCTCGAGTACTACGGCTGGTTCGACGGGACGTTCGAGGACGACAGTCCGTCGAACTACGGCGCGCTGGTCGGGAGCGGTAACGGCGGTGGCTTCGGCCTGATCCGGGTCCAAGGCGAGCAGGTCGTGACGGTCACCCGCCAGCGACCGGACCTTCTGCTGCCGACGTTCCTCGATCTCATCCCGGCGGGCAAGGCAGCGAACGGGCAGCCGCTCATCACCAGCCGGGCCGAGTACGAGAGCGGCCGGGCCGCCGGTTCGGACGAAGTCCCGCAGGGATCCATCATGCGGAGCGGCGGTCAGCGGACGGACGACGTGGCACCGCTCAAGGAGATCCAGCGGATCCTGAAACTGCCGCGTACCGGAAGCGGCGCGCTGTACGTCGCGACTCGCCCGAACGGGGGGCGTCGCCGACGGGTACCCAAGCCGGTCAACTTCATCGACACCAGTGAAGGCCGGTGGCTGATGGAGGAGCGGCCTGGGAAGGAGTCGCTCATCGTCTTCACCCCGGGCACTCCGCAGGCGATCTCCGAACGGCTCCGCCAGGCGCAAAGCGCCTTGGGCTGA
- the dnaB gene encoding replicative DNA helicase, with translation MAVTDDRGPAYAESDPGPSDPGPGGFDRQPPQDIAAEQSVLGGMLLSKDAVADVIEALGPGDFYRPAHQAVYDCILDLYGRGEPADPITVAAELERRGELGRVGGAPYLHTLIATVPTAANAGYYAEIVSEKAVLRRLVEAGTRIVQYGYGAAAADGANIDEVVDRAQAAIYDVTERRTSEDYVALEDLLQPTMDEIDAIASRGGQSQGIPTGFADFDELTNGLHPGQMIIVAARPGVGKSTLGLDFVRSASIKHGLTSVIFSLEMSRTEIVMRMLSAEAKIRLADMRGGKMSDDDWTRLARRMSEVSEAPLFVDDSPNMTMMEIRAKARRLKQRHDLRLVVVDYLQLMTSGKRVESRQQEVSEFSRQLKLLAKEIEVPVIAISQLNRGPEQRTDKKPMLSDLRESGSLEQDADIVILINRPDAWERDDPRAGEADLILAKHRAGPTSTIVVAHQLHYSRFADLAHD, from the coding sequence GTGGCGGTGACCGATGACCGCGGTCCGGCGTACGCGGAGTCCGATCCGGGTCCGAGCGACCCCGGCCCTGGCGGGTTCGACCGCCAGCCGCCGCAGGACATCGCGGCGGAGCAGTCGGTGCTCGGCGGCATGCTGCTGTCGAAGGACGCGGTCGCCGACGTCATCGAGGCGCTCGGCCCCGGCGACTTCTACCGGCCCGCGCACCAGGCCGTCTACGACTGCATCCTCGACCTCTACGGCCGCGGCGAACCGGCCGACCCGATCACCGTGGCCGCCGAACTGGAGCGGCGCGGCGAGCTCGGCCGCGTCGGCGGCGCGCCGTACCTGCACACGCTCATCGCGACCGTGCCCACCGCGGCCAACGCGGGCTACTACGCGGAGATCGTGTCCGAGAAGGCGGTGCTGCGCCGCCTCGTGGAAGCGGGCACCCGCATCGTGCAGTACGGCTACGGCGCGGCCGCGGCCGACGGCGCGAACATCGACGAGGTCGTCGACCGCGCGCAGGCCGCGATCTACGACGTCACCGAGCGCCGCACGAGCGAGGACTACGTCGCGCTGGAGGACCTGCTCCAGCCGACCATGGACGAGATCGACGCGATCGCCTCGCGCGGCGGCCAGTCTCAGGGCATCCCGACCGGATTCGCCGACTTCGACGAGCTGACCAACGGCCTGCACCCCGGCCAGATGATCATCGTCGCGGCCCGTCCCGGTGTCGGCAAGTCGACTCTTGGCCTGGACTTCGTCCGGTCGGCGTCCATCAAGCACGGCCTGACCAGCGTCATCTTCTCGCTGGAAATGAGCCGGACCGAGATCGTGATGCGCATGCTGTCGGCCGAGGCGAAAATCCGCCTCGCCGACATGCGCGGCGGCAAGATGTCCGACGACGACTGGACGCGGCTGGCCCGGCGGATGAGCGAGGTGTCGGAGGCCCCCCTGTTCGTCGACGACTCGCCGAACATGACGATGATGGAGATCCGCGCGAAGGCCCGCCGGCTCAAGCAGCGGCACGACCTGCGGCTCGTGGTCGTCGACTATCTGCAGCTGATGACGTCCGGCAAGCGCGTCGAATCGCGGCAGCAGGAAGTCTCGGAGTTCTCCCGTCAGCTGAAGCTGCTGGCCAAGGAGATCGAGGTGCCGGTGATCGCGATCTCCCAGCTGAACCGTGGTCCGGAACAGCGCACCGACAAGAAGCCGATGCTGTCGGACCTGCGTGAATCCGGTTCGCTGGAGCAGGACGCGGACATCGTCATCCTGATCAACCGCCCGGACGCCTGGGAACGCGACGACCCGCGCGCCGGCGAGGCCGACCTGATCCTGGCGAAGCACCGTGCCGGTCCGACGAGCACGATCGTGGTCGCGCACCAGCTGCACTACAGCCGGTTCGCCGACCTGGCCCACGACTGA
- a CDS encoding helix-turn-helix transcriptional regulator: protein MRSSSVPDPDAPPAELPPPLPEPAREDLRLETVLAALSDPLRLTIVRKLLLEREAYDHPCGWFGFDRPKSSLTHHFKALREAGVLRQRQYGLERRSRVRTEDLDIRFPGLLDLVADWQPAS, encoded by the coding sequence ATGCGCTCGTCCTCGGTGCCCGATCCGGATGCCCCGCCCGCCGAACTTCCGCCGCCCCTGCCCGAACCCGCGCGGGAAGACCTGCGGCTGGAAACCGTCCTGGCCGCCCTGAGCGACCCGCTGCGGCTGACGATCGTGCGAAAACTGCTGCTGGAACGCGAGGCCTACGACCATCCGTGCGGCTGGTTCGGCTTCGACCGTCCGAAGTCGTCGCTGACCCACCACTTCAAGGCCCTGCGGGAGGCGGGCGTGCTGCGGCAGCGGCAATACGGACTGGAACGCCGCAGCCGGGTCCGCACGGAGGACCTCGATATACGCTTTCCCGGGCTGCTGGATCTGGTCGCGGACTGGCAGCCCGCTTCTTAA
- a CDS encoding MFS transporter gives MAVVAPSRVGSPWLAAWPVTAVFVLSNAPTPLYVLWQHRLGFSAGTLTVIFAAYIAGLLAALLVAGRASDRLGRKPVVLPGVLLALIACGLFAVATSVLALAVARLLAGIAVGITVSAGMAAVVDVGGEARARTSTLAASTAMVFGAGLGPLLAGALSETLPGPTVTIFVVSAVLLLNAVVVVVRLPLRRPVDPGQGGWVRIPAVPRAQRRYVALGIAVFAPGITSTSFVLSLGPALLANVLGTGNRLLAGVTAFVMFGAATAVQFAAKRFEVRAILLAGAAAGVACMAALLIAVHAQWIAAIVVTAVLAGAAQGLGQLGGLTLISTHVPERRRAEANALLNFGGYLPAALLPVGSGYLSDALGIATGATVFAVVLAVAALTAAGIVWRQLRNGRPAPSRAPRSRRSAPR, from the coding sequence ATGGCCGTCGTCGCGCCCTCGCGGGTCGGTAGTCCCTGGCTCGCCGCGTGGCCCGTCACCGCGGTGTTCGTGCTTTCGAACGCGCCGACGCCGCTGTACGTGCTGTGGCAGCACCGGCTCGGGTTCTCCGCCGGCACGCTCACCGTGATCTTCGCGGCCTACATCGCCGGCTTGCTGGCCGCGCTGCTCGTCGCGGGGCGGGCCTCGGATCGGCTCGGGCGTAAACCCGTTGTGCTGCCTGGGGTTTTGCTCGCGTTGATCGCTTGCGGGTTGTTCGCGGTCGCGACGTCGGTGCTCGCGTTGGCGGTCGCTCGGCTGCTGGCCGGGATCGCGGTCGGCATCACGGTGTCGGCGGGGATGGCCGCCGTGGTTGACGTCGGCGGGGAGGCACGGGCGAGGACCTCGACCCTCGCGGCGTCTACCGCGATGGTGTTCGGGGCCGGGCTTGGGCCGTTGCTGGCCGGGGCGTTGTCGGAGACCCTGCCGGGGCCGACCGTGACGATCTTCGTGGTTTCGGCGGTGCTGCTGCTCAACGCGGTGGTCGTGGTTGTTCGGCTGCCGCTTCGGCGTCCGGTCGACCCTGGCCAGGGCGGTTGGGTGCGGATTCCCGCCGTGCCGCGGGCGCAGCGCAGGTACGTCGCGCTCGGGATCGCGGTTTTCGCGCCGGGGATCACGTCGACCTCGTTCGTGCTTTCCCTCGGACCGGCCCTGCTCGCCAATGTGCTCGGTACCGGCAACCGCCTGCTCGCCGGGGTGACGGCGTTCGTCATGTTCGGTGCGGCGACCGCGGTCCAGTTCGCGGCGAAGCGATTCGAGGTCCGCGCCATCCTGCTCGCCGGGGCGGCAGCGGGGGTCGCGTGCATGGCGGCGTTGCTGATCGCCGTCCACGCGCAGTGGATCGCGGCGATCGTCGTGACCGCGGTGCTCGCGGGAGCGGCGCAGGGGCTCGGGCAACTCGGCGGGCTCACCCTGATCAGCACCCACGTGCCCGAGCGGCGGCGCGCGGAGGCCAACGCTCTGCTCAACTTCGGCGGCTACCTTCCGGCCGCGCTCCTGCCCGTCGGCAGCGGATATCTCAGTGACGCCCTCGGAATCGCTACTGGAGCAACGGTTTTCGCCGTGGTTCTCGCAGTCGCCGCGCTGACCGCCGCCGGAATCGTATGGCGGCAGCTCAGGAACGGCCGCCCGGCGCCCAGTCGTGCACCTCGATCGCGGCGTAGTGCTCCGCGGTGA
- a CDS encoding YciI family protein → MKFFCYHRDRPGSAVLRDELLEAHWSYMDGFAAELIARGPTLDGDVPTGSVHVVDLPDAAAAREFAFAEPNYQAGVYRDVLIRRWDNALGRTMWEFPGDPEADHLYLVLGLGFGPAVDLEPSAPESLIAYGPLWSDDGTAWLGTAALVQAADPEAARGLLTAEHYAAIEVHDWAPGGRS, encoded by the coding sequence GTGAAGTTCTTCTGCTACCACCGGGACCGCCCGGGTTCCGCCGTGCTGCGCGACGAGCTGCTCGAAGCGCACTGGTCCTATATGGACGGTTTCGCCGCCGAACTGATCGCCCGCGGACCGACCCTGGACGGCGACGTCCCGACCGGCAGCGTGCACGTCGTCGACCTCCCGGACGCCGCCGCGGCCCGCGAATTCGCTTTCGCGGAACCGAATTACCAGGCCGGCGTCTACCGGGACGTCCTGATCCGCCGCTGGGACAACGCCCTCGGCCGCACCATGTGGGAATTCCCCGGCGATCCGGAGGCGGACCACCTGTATTTGGTGCTGGGCTTGGGTTTCGGTCCCGCCGTGGACCTCGAACCGTCCGCGCCGGAGTCCTTGATCGCCTACGGTCCGCTGTGGTCCGACGACGGCACCGCCTGGCTCGGCACCGCAGCCTTGGTGCAAGCCGCCGATCCTGAGGCGGCTCGCGGGCTCCTCACCGCGGAGCACTACGCCGCGATCGAGGTGCACGACTGGGCGCCGGGCGGCCGTTCCTGA
- a CDS encoding dioxygenase: MATRTPVLYLSHGAPPLADDATWTRQLADWSADLAKPRAILVVSAHWEEAPLTLGATTTVPLVYDFWGFPERYYEVKYAAPGAPELAAKVRKLLHSTETQVHDAPERGLDHGAYVPLVEMFPEADVPVLQISMPSLDPRALYDLGRKLAPLRDEGVLIIGSGFFTHNLRAMREVNGTNGTPPGWSAEFDHWGDEALRARDLDALLDFQHKAPAAAMAHPRIEHFAPLFVSLGASSAEGEGRTVIDGFWHGLAKRSLEFS; encoded by the coding sequence ATGGCGACCCGCACGCCGGTCCTGTATCTGAGCCACGGTGCGCCGCCGCTCGCCGACGACGCCACCTGGACCCGGCAGCTCGCGGACTGGTCCGCTGACCTGGCGAAACCTCGTGCGATCCTGGTCGTTTCGGCGCACTGGGAGGAGGCGCCGCTGACGCTCGGGGCGACCACGACGGTCCCGCTCGTCTACGACTTCTGGGGCTTCCCCGAGCGCTACTACGAGGTCAAATACGCCGCACCGGGCGCTCCGGAACTGGCCGCGAAGGTGCGCAAACTGCTGCATTCGACCGAAACCCAGGTGCACGACGCCCCGGAACGCGGCCTCGACCACGGCGCCTACGTCCCCCTCGTCGAGATGTTTCCCGAGGCCGACGTCCCGGTACTGCAGATTTCCATGCCCTCGCTCGACCCGCGGGCGCTCTACGACCTCGGCCGCAAGCTCGCGCCGCTGCGCGACGAGGGCGTGCTGATCATCGGCAGCGGATTCTTCACCCACAACCTCCGCGCGATGCGGGAAGTGAACGGCACCAACGGAACCCCGCCGGGCTGGTCCGCGGAATTCGACCACTGGGGCGACGAAGCGCTGCGCGCCCGCGACCTCGACGCGTTGCTCGACTTCCAGCACAAGGCCCCGGCCGCCGCGATGGCGCACCCGCGGATCGAACACTTCGCGCCGCTGTTCGTGTCGCTCGGCGCCAGCTCGGCCGAAGGCGAGGGCCGCACGGTGATCGACGGTTTCTGGCACGGCCTGGCGAAGCGGTCGCTCGAATTTTCCTGA
- a CDS encoding PE-PGRS family protein, with amino-acid sequence MQTWAKRGLQTALVTGGLLMLGTGIASADENVNPDTPASPLDLNVTVPIDEANNAIGTPLGQVDLPAHHNEISTKPVTSAVKGALASAKTPGGSAGSLTDSLPKADAPRQLTPTHDAFKGNKVNGDVVVPIQIVDNAVGVIGDAHVQGGDHTQTYNHNQDVATNGQYSGIAGNVVALEWALPVQVAGNGVGLAGGSGAVHGGSAHQSTSETGNVDTTGEGSGLSGNVVGGQFATPVQVTGNAASWILGNAYSGGYNADTTATSGGSMKSNGKGAAGSGNVVGAPIALPVKFNGNAGGAWGSDADSTSSSSADAKAGDTRPGSLHGIPTYIETDGDKSFASGNAAAAQASPVANVASVAGSWIGNATTGQALERQASSATHETTAASGGFVKTNGNDAAGSANVVDPAVALPVEACGVGGTYIGRAVANCDNTTTATSGDGSYTTGNGSTLTGNIVNSQVAGAPEVHGIGGSHIGNASGTSTETKTVTAGNYDGSQGNDSSGSGNIVQVPVAAPAEVFGTGGSFVGQGSGDGSETKTVKAGGGGNTADDNGFLSSNLATAPLSTPVQVFGTGASLVGQGHGKSSNDTTSTAGGDVHATGAEGAGAGNLIEAPLSLPAQGHGVGGSVAGIGTGTSDNLTDSKAGGDATADGKDGALAGNIVKAPTGGAGTIFGDGVAGGAIGHGTATNDVTSTSGGTAATNGDNGAGAGNIVGADLAPVPQAYGDAVSAAGNSSSNSTNNTAVTDAGKNNTSGVEGSMSGNILDLPAPAPAQAGTNGAAVGGQAHAVGDSLTTVKVGDDATTTDGAGDAVSGYDFYHPVGVQGNIHNVPVEVLGAATAIGANSTEVDPQPTIVVPISGEMGADQLPALPAVPGLPGGSSAAPSLPAAPALPGLSSLPTATTLPAPALPGAQRADVPQVSGLSALGQLNQLKGASVLPSVSGLQNGIHLPSAPSVPALPGVPALPGAGAERADVPAVPAQLPVKTSLPTLNQLPAVTALPAVPGVPTTLPTTMPTAPAVPAIGDATGPLGAFQKLAAKVTSLFKK; translated from the coding sequence ATGCAGACCTGGGCAAAGCGCGGACTCCAGACCGCGTTGGTCACGGGTGGGTTGCTGATGCTGGGCACCGGCATCGCCTCGGCCGACGAGAACGTGAACCCGGACACCCCGGCCTCCCCGCTTGATCTCAACGTCACCGTCCCGATCGACGAAGCCAACAACGCGATCGGCACCCCGCTCGGGCAGGTCGACCTCCCGGCGCACCACAACGAGATCAGCACCAAGCCCGTCACCTCCGCCGTCAAGGGAGCGCTCGCCTCGGCGAAGACGCCCGGCGGCTCCGCGGGCAGCCTGACCGACAGCCTCCCGAAGGCGGACGCGCCCCGGCAGCTCACGCCGACCCACGACGCGTTCAAGGGCAACAAGGTCAACGGCGACGTCGTCGTCCCGATCCAGATCGTGGACAACGCGGTCGGCGTCATCGGCGACGCCCACGTGCAGGGCGGCGACCACACGCAGACGTACAACCACAACCAGGACGTCGCGACCAACGGCCAGTACTCCGGCATCGCGGGCAACGTCGTGGCGCTCGAATGGGCGCTCCCGGTGCAGGTCGCGGGCAACGGCGTCGGCCTGGCCGGCGGCAGCGGCGCGGTGCACGGCGGCTCGGCGCACCAGAGCACCAGCGAGACCGGCAACGTCGACACCACCGGCGAGGGCTCCGGCCTGTCCGGCAACGTCGTCGGCGGCCAGTTCGCGACCCCGGTCCAGGTGACCGGCAACGCCGCGTCCTGGATCCTCGGCAACGCCTACAGCGGCGGCTACAACGCCGACACCACCGCCACCTCCGGCGGTTCGATGAAGTCCAACGGCAAGGGCGCCGCGGGCAGCGGCAACGTGGTCGGCGCTCCGATCGCGCTGCCGGTCAAGTTCAACGGCAACGCCGGCGGCGCGTGGGGCTCGGACGCGGACTCCACCTCGAGCTCCTCGGCCGACGCGAAGGCGGGCGACACCCGTCCGGGCAGCCTGCACGGCATCCCGACCTACATCGAGACCGATGGGGACAAGTCGTTCGCGTCCGGCAACGCCGCCGCCGCGCAGGCGAGCCCGGTCGCGAACGTCGCGTCCGTCGCCGGTTCGTGGATCGGCAACGCCACCACCGGCCAGGCGCTCGAGCGCCAGGCGTCCTCCGCCACCCACGAGACCACCGCTGCCTCCGGCGGCTTCGTGAAGACGAACGGCAACGACGCCGCCGGTTCGGCCAACGTGGTCGACCCGGCAGTGGCGCTCCCGGTCGAGGCCTGCGGCGTGGGCGGCACCTACATCGGCCGCGCGGTCGCCAACTGCGACAACACCACCACCGCCACCTCCGGCGACGGCAGCTACACCACCGGCAACGGCTCGACGCTGACCGGCAACATCGTCAACTCCCAGGTGGCGGGCGCCCCCGAGGTGCACGGCATCGGCGGCAGCCACATCGGCAACGCCTCGGGCACCTCGACCGAGACCAAGACCGTCACCGCCGGCAACTACGACGGCAGCCAGGGCAACGACTCGTCCGGTTCGGGCAACATCGTGCAGGTCCCGGTGGCCGCGCCGGCCGAGGTGTTCGGCACCGGCGGTTCGTTCGTCGGGCAGGGCTCGGGCGACGGCTCCGAGACCAAGACCGTGAAGGCAGGCGGCGGCGGGAACACCGCTGACGACAACGGCTTCCTCAGCTCGAACCTCGCCACCGCGCCGCTGTCGACTCCGGTTCAGGTGTTCGGCACCGGTGCCTCGCTCGTCGGCCAGGGCCACGGCAAGTCCAGCAACGACACCACCTCCACCGCGGGCGGCGACGTGCACGCGACCGGCGCGGAGGGCGCGGGTGCGGGCAACCTCATCGAGGCTCCGCTCTCGCTGCCGGCCCAGGGCCACGGCGTCGGCGGTTCGGTCGCCGGCATCGGCACCGGCACGTCGGACAACCTGACCGACTCGAAGGCGGGCGGCGACGCTACGGCCGACGGCAAGGACGGCGCGCTCGCCGGCAACATCGTCAAGGCCCCGACCGGCGGTGCGGGCACCATCTTCGGCGACGGGGTCGCCGGGGGCGCGATCGGTCACGGCACCGCCACCAACGACGTCACCTCGACCTCGGGCGGTACGGCCGCCACCAACGGTGACAACGGCGCGGGTGCGGGCAACATCGTCGGTGCGGACCTCGCTCCGGTGCCGCAGGCATACGGCGACGCGGTTTCCGCAGCGGGCAATTCCTCGAGCAACAGCACGAACAACACCGCCGTCACCGACGCTGGCAAGAACAACACCTCGGGTGTCGAGGGCTCGATGTCAGGCAACATCCTCGACCTGCCGGCCCCGGCTCCCGCACAGGCCGGCACCAACGGTGCCGCTGTGGGCGGCCAGGCGCACGCGGTCGGTGACAGCCTCACCACCGTGAAGGTCGGCGATGACGCCACCACGACCGACGGTGCGGGCGACGCGGTCTCCGGCTACGACTTCTACCACCCGGTCGGTGTGCAGGGGAACATCCACAATGTGCCGGTGGAGGTGCTCGGCGCTGCTACCGCGATCGGGGCCAACTCGACTGAGGTCGATCCCCAGCCGACCATTGTGGTGCCGATCAGCGGGGAGATGGGCGCTGACCAGCTCCCCGCGCTGCCCGCCGTGCCGGGTCTGCCGGGCGGTTCCTCGGCCGCTCCGTCGCTGCCGGCGGCTCCGGCCCTGCCGGGTCTCTCGAGCCTGCCCACCGCGACCACGCTGCCCGCTCCGGCGCTGCCGGGTGCACAGCGGGCCGACGTGCCGCAGGTCAGCGGCCTGTCCGCGCTGGGTCAGCTGAACCAGCTCAAGGGTGCTTCGGTGCTGCCGTCGGTGTCCGGGCTGCAGAACGGCATCCACCTGCCGTCGGCCCCGTCCGTTCCGGCTCTGCCGGGCGTTCCGGCCCTGCCGGGTGCGGGCGCCGAGCGGGCCGACGTGCCGGCCGTTCCGGCTCAGCTGCCGGTGAAGACGTCGCTGCCGACGCTGAACCAGCTGCCCGCCGTCACCGCGCTGCCCGCCGTGCCGGGTGTGCCGACGACCCTGCCGACCACGATGCCGACCGCTCCGGCCGTGCCGGCGATCGGTGACGCGACCGGCCCGCTGGGTGCGTTCCAGAAGCTGGCCGCGAAGGTGACCAGCCTCTTCAAGAAGTGA